One Myotis daubentonii chromosome 3, mMyoDau2.1, whole genome shotgun sequence genomic window carries:
- the TRIM63 gene encoding E3 ubiquitin-protein ligase TRIM63 isoform X1 — protein MDYKSSLIQDGNPLENLEKQLICPICLEMFTKPVVILPCQHNLCRKCANDIFQAANPYWSSRGGSMSMSGGRFRCPTCRHEVIMDRHGVYGLQRNLLVENIIDIYKQECSSRPLQKGSHPMCKEHEDEKINIYCLTCEMPTCSMCKVFGAHQACEVAPLQSVFQGQKTELSNCISMLVAGNDRVQTIITQLEDSSRVTKENSHQVKEELSQKFDVLYAILDEKKSELLQRITQEQEEKLSFIEALIQQYREQLDKSTKLVETAIQSLDEPGGAIFLLSAKKLIKSIVEASKGCQLGKTEQGFENMDYFTLDLEHIADTLRTIDFGTDEEEEEFTEDDQEEEESTEGKEEGHQ, from the exons ATGGATTATAAATCAAGCCTGATCCAGGACGGGAACcccctggagaacctggagaagcAGCTGATCTGTCCCATCTGCCTGGAGATGTTTACCAAGCCGGTGGTCATCTTGCCCTGTCAGCATAACCTCTGCCGGAAGTGTGCCAATGACATCTTCCAG GCCGCAAACCCCTACTGGTCCAGCCGGGGTGGCTCGATGTCCATGTCTGGAGGCCGTTTCCGCTGCCCGACCTGCCGCCACGAGGTGATCATGGACCGCCACGGAGTGTACGGCCTCCAGAGGAATCTGCTGGTGGAGAACATCATTGACATCTACAAGCAGGAGTGCTCAAG TAGGCCCCTGCAGAAGGGCAGCCACCCCATGTGCAAGGAGCATGAAGATGAGAAGATCAACATCTACTGCCTCACGTGTGAGATGCCCACATGCTCCATGTGCAAGGTGTTTGGAGCCCACCAGGCCTGTGAGGTGGCCCCACTGCAGAGTGTCTTCCAGGGACAAAAG ACTGAACTGAGTAACTGTATCTCCATGCTGGTGGCGGGCAACGACCGAGTGCAGACCATCATCACGCAGCTGGAGGACTCCAGTCGAGTGACCAAG GAAAACAGCCACCAGGTGAAGGAAGAGCTGAGCCAGAAGTTTGACGTGCTGTATGCCATCCTGGATGAGAAGAAGAGTGAGTTGCTACAGCGGATCACGCAGGAGCAGGAAGAGAAGCTCAGCTTCATTGAGGCCCTCATCCAGCAGTACCGGGAGCAGCTGGACAAGTCCACCAAGCTGGTGGAGACAGCCATCCAGTCTCTGGACGAGCCTGGTGGAGCCATCTTCCTCTTG aGTGCCAAGAAACTCATCAAAAG CATTGTGGAAGCTTCCAAGGGTTGCCAGCTGGGGAAGACAGAGCAGGGCTTTGAAAACATGGACTACTTCACTTTGGATTTAGAGCACATAGCAGACACCCTGAGGACCATCGACTTCGGGACAG atgaggaagaggaagagttcACTGAAGATGATCAGGAAGAGGAAGAGTccacagagggaaaggaagaag gacaCCAGTAA
- the TRIM63 gene encoding E3 ubiquitin-protein ligase TRIM63 isoform X2: MDYKSSLIQDGNPLENLEKQLICPICLEMFTKPVVILPCQHNLCRKCANDIFQAANPYWSSRGGSMSMSGGRFRCPTCRHEVIMDRHGVYGLQRNLLVENIIDIYKQECSRPLQKGSHPMCKEHEDEKINIYCLTCEMPTCSMCKVFGAHQACEVAPLQSVFQGQKTELSNCISMLVAGNDRVQTIITQLEDSSRVTKENSHQVKEELSQKFDVLYAILDEKKSELLQRITQEQEEKLSFIEALIQQYREQLDKSTKLVETAIQSLDEPGGAIFLLSAKKLIKSIVEASKGCQLGKTEQGFENMDYFTLDLEHIADTLRTIDFGTDEEEEEFTEDDQEEEESTEGKEEGHQ; the protein is encoded by the exons ATGGATTATAAATCAAGCCTGATCCAGGACGGGAACcccctggagaacctggagaagcAGCTGATCTGTCCCATCTGCCTGGAGATGTTTACCAAGCCGGTGGTCATCTTGCCCTGTCAGCATAACCTCTGCCGGAAGTGTGCCAATGACATCTTCCAG GCCGCAAACCCCTACTGGTCCAGCCGGGGTGGCTCGATGTCCATGTCTGGAGGCCGTTTCCGCTGCCCGACCTGCCGCCACGAGGTGATCATGGACCGCCACGGAGTGTACGGCCTCCAGAGGAATCTGCTGGTGGAGAACATCATTGACATCTACAAGCAGGAGTGCTCAAG GCCCCTGCAGAAGGGCAGCCACCCCATGTGCAAGGAGCATGAAGATGAGAAGATCAACATCTACTGCCTCACGTGTGAGATGCCCACATGCTCCATGTGCAAGGTGTTTGGAGCCCACCAGGCCTGTGAGGTGGCCCCACTGCAGAGTGTCTTCCAGGGACAAAAG ACTGAACTGAGTAACTGTATCTCCATGCTGGTGGCGGGCAACGACCGAGTGCAGACCATCATCACGCAGCTGGAGGACTCCAGTCGAGTGACCAAG GAAAACAGCCACCAGGTGAAGGAAGAGCTGAGCCAGAAGTTTGACGTGCTGTATGCCATCCTGGATGAGAAGAAGAGTGAGTTGCTACAGCGGATCACGCAGGAGCAGGAAGAGAAGCTCAGCTTCATTGAGGCCCTCATCCAGCAGTACCGGGAGCAGCTGGACAAGTCCACCAAGCTGGTGGAGACAGCCATCCAGTCTCTGGACGAGCCTGGTGGAGCCATCTTCCTCTTG aGTGCCAAGAAACTCATCAAAAG CATTGTGGAAGCTTCCAAGGGTTGCCAGCTGGGGAAGACAGAGCAGGGCTTTGAAAACATGGACTACTTCACTTTGGATTTAGAGCACATAGCAGACACCCTGAGGACCATCGACTTCGGGACAG atgaggaagaggaagagttcACTGAAGATGATCAGGAAGAGGAAGAGTccacagagggaaaggaagaag gacaCCAGTAA